The sequence below is a genomic window from Arthrobacter sp. U41.
TTCCGGGCGGTCATCGATGCTGACCATGCCGATGATCCTCCCGCCTGTCCGCTCACCCAACGGCTTGCGGGTTTTTCGCTTGGTTCGTTTGGACTGCAGCAGGATCCCGGACTTCGCCAGCTCGCCCTTGGGCAGGGCGTAGATCCACCGGTAGATGGCCTCGTGGGAGACGGTCCGGCCTTGCGCGTCAGGAGATTTAACCATGGTCTCAACGCTGGTCTCCGTGGCTTCCAAACGCAAGCGCCCGGCGATCTGCCGCGGCGTCCTGGACCGGAACAGGTCAGCCTTCACCCGTGCCGCGAGGACAGGATCGGTGTCCATCTTCCGGGCCTGCGGACGGCTGCGTTTCCGCTCCGCCCTCACGTCTGCGGTGACAGGGCGGTAGCCACGGGTCTTGGTGGAATTCCGCCGCCGTTCACGCCACACGATCGTGTGGTCCCGGCCGATATCGGACCCGATCTGCCGGTCCGTTTTACCGGCCTGAAGCCCCACCGCGATATCCGCCCGATCCGAAAAAGTCAACGCCCTGCGCGCCACCGGCAACCCCTCTATTCAACGTGTTGTTGCTTCGAGGGTATGACACCGCCCATTCTTATTCATAGGATTAACATCTCCAGCGTCATATCCCCGCATGAGGGACGTCCGCTCAAGCCGCCATGGTGGCGAACATGAGGGCCATAATGGTTGCGCCAAGGGCTTCGAATCCGTGTTCTGTACGGAGGGAGAGTCGTGGGGCTGCCGTTTTGTTGGGGGTCTTTGCCGTTATGTGGCTGCGCAGGAAAAGGATAAGGAAAATGACTGCCGCAGCCCCGAAGAGTACGGTCAACAGGATCGCCAGGGTGGGCTGCTGGTCAATTGCTGTTGCGGCTGTGTTGTGATTTTCGCCTGCTATCGCCTGGTGGCCGTGTGACATCGACATCCCGCTGGCGTTAACAGGGTTTCCAGGACTGGCAGCCGCATGGCTCATCATTGCGATCATGAAGGCAGCGCCGCCCATGCTGAGGCTGTGGTAGCCGCATTTCACTCGGCCCTGGCTACCCGCGCAGAGTAACTTGAATTCGGGCCGGGCTACGGCCTGGATAACAAACCACAGTGCCGCGCCGGTCAGGACTGCGATCTGAGCCAGAACGGTCGACGGCACGAGGTTCCACAACATCACAGCCATCAGGACGTTCATGAGGGCATGGAGGCTTTTGTTGATCTGGTCCGTGCGCGTGTGGGACTTCACAGCCTGCAGTAAGTAGTAGCTTCCGCTGAGCAGCAGGATGACCGTGAGGGTCCAGGTAACTGCGGGGATATTTAACACGCCGATCACGCTCTCACTACTGTGGTTTGGGTAGGGACGGGAACGGTCCCCGGAGTGGCTGGCGCCAGCACCGGGGACCGTATATTAATGGCTGCTATTTCTCCAGCTCTAGTTCATTCAGCTCCAGCCCCCGTGGCATGCTGCAGCTTGGTTTCTGCTTTGTCGCTTAGTGCGCTGTTTGTCCGGTTTCTGAGCTGCAGTGGTTTGTGGTTTCTGGGCTGCAGTGATCGGAGGGGGTCGCCGAGCTGGGCAGGTTGAGGGTTGGGTTTTGGTTGAAGAAGCCGTGTGGTTCGAGCATGAAGCCGATGTTTTGGCGGGGCATGACGGGCCAGTCTTCGAGGCGGACGACGTGGTGCATGCCGAAGGTGTACCAGACCACGATGTCTTCATCGACGATGTTCCGGTCTGCCTGGGTCCAGATGTGCAGGCCGTCGTCGGCGCCGGTGGCTTGGTTCGGGAATTCGCCGGCGGCGAAGCGTTCGGTGCGGTCGTAAGCGGTGACCCAGAGGTTGTTGCGGGCGAATTGTGCTCGTTTGCTGACGAAGGACTCATCGCCGGCGGCCAGGGTGATGGCGTTGGTGGGGATGAGGCGGTAGGCGACTGGTTCGTCCACGAGGTTCCTGCTGTCGCGGTTGGCGATTTTCCAGAAGCGGTGCTTGTCGTGGTCTGCCTTGCGGATTGCTGCCTGTTCGGTTTCGAGCAGCCGGTCCACGGCCTTGAACGCGGTGTGTGTGGGGTTGTTCTCGGGGATTTCCATGTCCACTTCGTAGACGACATTCTTCGGTCCGTCGATTTCGAAGTCCATGCGGACGTTGAACATGTGCTGGTGGATGGGTCCGTAGAGCCCGTCGTTGTTCAGCGTCTGACCGTACGGGGTTTTCTCGCCGGGCTTCTGGGCGGCGGTGGACAGGATGCCGGTGGCCTTGACCAGGAACTCGATGCTGCCGTCGAGGAACAGGTGCCAGTAGAAGGCGTACTCGTAGTTCGCGACGGTGGCGATGAAGGAGATCACGAGCTTGCGGCTGCGCCGGGTTTCGGCGGTGCCCTCGCGGAAGTCGAAGTGCTTCCACAGGATGGAATCGTCTTCCTCGTGCATGCAGATGGCGTTCTCGATGGTCCATGGGTTGCCGTGGCTGTCGGTGGTGATGCCATCGAAGTACTTGATTTCGCCCAGGCAGTCGCAGCCGAGGGTGAGGGAGTTGGCCATGTTGCCGATGTTGTATTCGCCGGAGTCGAAGGCGTTCTTCTTTGCCTGGACGGGGGCGGTGTCACCATAGGGGACCACCATTTCGGACAGTGATGCCCTGTTGATCACCGGACGCTCCACGCCCTGGTCCTGGAAGCGGAGCTGGTGAAGCACCAGGCCTTCCCGGGGAGTGAACCCGACCCGGAAGGACCAGTCGGCCCACTGGACGTGGTTTCCCGTGACCTTGAAGGACGCACCCTCGGGCTGGGTGATGGAGATGGGCTTGAGGTCAGTGCGGGCCGGCCCGACGTACTTGGGCAGGTAGTTGCCGCTGGCACTGGGTACGGGGATCGCCTGGTCGTCCTCGACTTCTACGACTTCGCCGGAGTTGAGGTCGACGATGACGATGAAGTTCTCGATCGGGTGCGCGTAAGGGCTGTCATCGGGCTCCTGGCGGACGAAGACCAGGGCGCGCATCAGGCGCCGTCCTTCGTTGTCTTCACCGAAGTAGCCCACAGACCACGGTTCGAAGCAGACAAGGTCCATATCGGTGATGCCCCGCTTGGCAAGGGCCGCCTTGACCTCCGGGTTCTTTCGGCAGCTCTCTTCACCTTCTGCAAACTCGTCCAGCATGAAGGGCGGCTGAACGCCGGAGGCCAGCTGCTTCCACGACGTGACGATGCCCGAATCAAGGTTGACGATGGCTTCGTAGGCATTTCCCGCGCCGCGGTCAACGAGCACCGAGTCCGCTTCGCGTTCGGTCTCCCCGCCGGTCCTCAGGGCTTCCTTGGACGGCTCGCGCAGCTCAACGCTAATGAAGCGGAACGACTCAGCCGCAGCCGGCCCGTCCTTGAGGATCGAGACAGCCCGCGAAATCTCGGCCCGGGACAACGGATCCAGAGGGTGCGCTACCCCTACTACAGTTTCGGTTTCAGTGTTGAGAGTCATGCTTTTCTCCTTAAATTCTTTCTTTCAGGACGAGGATCCCGACGGCCTGAGTGCCGAAGTGCCCCGTTAACAGATCGGGGTTTGGCTAAGCAGCCACCGAGTGTGCTGGAATCTGCCTTTAAGGACGCCCGGACAGAAGACCCAGTGAAGCTCTACTCTGAACTCCCCTGGGGTGATGCCGATCACGCGCTTCTCCTTGCCGCAAAGCTACGCGATGTAAATCATTTAGTCCAGACTTGTTTATACCTGCACTTGTGGAATCCAGCTATCACCGCAGAGTCTGTGAAACCTACGCAGCCGGCTCACCGGCCGCCCTTATTGTCTGGATCGGCACGGGTTGTGTTGCCTGATCAGCCAGCTAGCAGCCAATCAGCTGCCGCTTTGCGGTAGCGAATGATGCCTTTGTACTCGGCCATGTCTTCCGGTAGTTCGGCCAACACGTGGCCCAGCTTTTCTCGCCAAGCAGGTACCTTGGCGATGTCGGCGAGGGGCAGGAGGTAGCTCCGGATCAGGAACAGCAGGACCCCGGTGTGTGGGAGGCGGATCAGGTGCTGGACTTCCACTCGGAGGTGGAGCTTGTTGGGCAGGTCGGGATCCGTGGCGATGGTTCCGCGGTCGGGGCCCCATTCAGGGTAGGTTTCGGTCGAGGTGTCCAAGCGCTGACCGATAGTCATAGTCCAGTTTGTCCTGCGGAACTGTTCTCCGGGTTGCAGCCGCAGGAGGAATTGCTCCGCGCGGCGGATGATGTTCTCTTCCTTGACCCGCGGGACGGGGTGGTGGATCTCGAGGAAGTTCATGCCGACGTCGAATCCGAAGGACCAGTCCGCGGCGAAGCTGACCAGGCCGGCGTCGAGCCACATCGTGTTGTCTCTAACGTCGAGGAGAACGATGTCATCCTGGATCTGGCTGCCCAGGAACCGCAGTGGGCCCATGGGCAGCGAGTCATCGTCGCCGACGGTGAACTCAATGTCGAGGCCCTGCAGGGTGTTCTGCCAGCGGCAGGCGTTTCCTTCGCGGTGGAAGGACATGATGTCCGGGTATTCCTGTGCCATGGTGGGCAGCAGGGTGGCGATCGTGTCCCACACAGCCGGCCGCATGTGGGGCAGGACCTGCATGCGTGAGGGGTCGCGGGTCAGGATCTGGTCGCGGTCGGCCAGTTCCGGGAGGTAGAACTCATCGATGTCGATGAGCCCGGCCCCCCAGGCGCCAGCGTCTGTTGGCACGGTTTTGTTGGCCGGTTCGACGTTAGCGCTGTAGCGGTAGCTGTCACCGGTAAAAGGGAAGGGAAAGCGTCTGATGCGTTCCGGGAGGACAGCAATGTCAGGGTCTTTGTCGATGGTGATGCTCAAAGGTCCAACTCCAATTCTGGGTCTTCGCTGCGTGAAACGCAACACATCATGGTGGTGTTAGCTGCCTTTTCCTCGTCGGTGAGGTAGAGATCCCGGTGCAGTGGGGTTCCTCGAAGGACGGGCAGAACACAGTCACCGCAAATGCCTTTGCGGCACATGTTGGGGATGCTTTTCCCTGCCCTTTCGAGTGTCTCCAGCAGCGACACGCCGGCGGGCACCTCTAATCTGAGGCCGCTGCGAACCAGGTTTACTGCGAAGGGTTCGCCGTCGTCCAGCTCGGCCGCGCCGAAGGCTTCCGAGTGCAGCCTCGCCGATGTCCATCCAAGCTCACGCGCCTGGTCCAGAACCGCATCCATGAAGGCAGTCGGGCCGCAGACATAGAGGTGGGTTCCCAGGCTCTGGGTTGTTAGCGATTCCGTCAGAACCTTCTCGAAACTGCCGCGATCGGTACACTCAATGAGCGCGGTCAGTCCCGGCCCTAACAGCTGCTTGGCTTCCGCCATGTGGGCTCCGGCCGCTGGCCGGTGGACGTAGATCAGGGAAGCTTTGGTGCCCCGTTCGACAGCGGCCCTTGCATGCGAAAGAATCGGCGTGATTCCAATTCCTGCAGCAACAAGCAGATGATGCGTTGCCGTTGATGCAGGGGCAAAGGCGCTTCGGGGCCGCGAAACCTGAACACGGTCACCCACTGAGAGCTGGTGCATGGCGACCGAACCGCCGGCACCGCCTTCGACCCGGAGGACTGAGATGGTGTAATCCGACGGGCCGTTGCCAGAACCCGTAAGCGAATAGGCGTTTACGCCGCTTCCGTACTGGACCACCAGGTGGCTCCCCGGAACATAGGACGGCAGTTTCCTGCCCGCTGGGTCAGCCAGCGTGATGGTGACGATGGATTCCGTCTGAACGGCGACCTTCGTCACCTCCAGCTGGAGACCTCCCGCCACGGCTGGATGCGCACTGATCGGCAGCGCCGTGATAGTCATAATGCCTCCTCGGCGTGAGCGGAGTACCCTAGGTACGCGCCAAGCCGGCGCGAAAAGTGGTCAGTGGTGGCCAGGACCGTGCCGCATCCCTGGCACTGCACCTCCGAGCCGGCTGCCCGGCCGGTTTTAGTGGTGGAATGGCAGTGTGGGCAGTAAATAACCCGCGGGGCGGTGTCATCACTCAGCAGGGTCATTTCCTCCTGCTGCAGTCCACACTCCGCGGCGGCGGCTGCGGCTGCCCGTATGTCCGCCGGGGGGCCGACGAGCACGAGGCGGACCCCGACGTGCGAACTTCCGAGCGCAGACTTCAACTCCGAGAGGGTGTCCGCGGTTGCAGCTTCGAAATGGAGATCGTGCCGGGGCTGGACATCGGCGTCTAGACCCGCGGTGTCACCTGTGGAGCCGAAGCTTACACAGATGACACCGCGGAAACCAGGTGCCACGCCGGCGCCTATTGCCGACGGCATGGACACGGAACGCATGATCGATCCTTACGGGGCGAAAGAGCGGTGGCCGGTGAAGAACCCCAGAGCATACTCAGGGGTCTCAAACTTGACCGTTGTGCCCTTGGGGAAGAACAGCACGTCGCGCTCTTTGGCGTGTGTGACTTCGCCTGTCGACTGGTCGGTAAGGATGAACTCACCCTGCACGACGACCTTCATCTCGTCGTAGGTGTACGTGTATACCAAGGGCTCGGAAGCCTTCAGTTCGAAGAATCCGGCGCTCATGACGGACCCCTCCGGGTTGTGGAGGGAGTCGCCGATCGCAGCGACCGTTCCAGGTTCGTTCATGGACGGCAGCCCGATATAGCCGCCTTCTACCTTGTGGATGGATCCAGCTTTACTGAGTGTTCCTACGAGTGTGGTTTCCATGATTTCTCCTTTGAATAGTGCTATGGAAGGCGGGTCATCTTTAGGTCAGAACGCCGGGTGTCGTTTCGGGAAGCTCCTCGCGGACCGCGGTTTCCTCTGTTTCTCGAGGATCAGCGGAGCTCTCCTCGGAATTCTTCCGTGTGATCTGAATCACTGGCCTCATCCCATTAGCAAAGCTACGTCACGCAATTCATCTAGTCCAGTCTTTTTTGTGAAA
It includes:
- a CDS encoding IS30 family transposase; the protein is MARRALTFSDRADIAVGLQAGKTDRQIGSDIGRDHTIVWRERRRNSTKTRGYRPVTADVRAERKRSRPQARKMDTDPVLAARVKADLFRSRTPRQIAGRLRLEATETSVETMVKSPDAQGRTVSHEAIYRWIYALPKGELAKSGILLQSKRTKRKTRKPLGERTGGRIIGMVSIDDRPEEAADRRVPGAWEGDLVVGKAGRTAVATLVERNSRFLIMLGLPDGKKSAGLADVLIEKVNDLPALMRGSLTWDQGTEMARHAQLTLATDLPVYFAHPHSPWERPSNENTNGLIREYLPKGEVLPSHQPFLDSIADELNDRPRAVLGYFTPREVFTKLLNDDVAKTG
- a CDS encoding DUF5134 domain-containing protein, producing the protein MIGVLNIPAVTWTLTVILLLSGSYYLLQAVKSHTRTDQINKSLHALMNVLMAVMLWNLVPSTVLAQIAVLTGAALWFVIQAVARPEFKLLCAGSQGRVKCGYHSLSMGGAAFMIAMMSHAAASPGNPVNASGMSMSHGHQAIAGENHNTAATAIDQQPTLAILLTVLFGAAAVIFLILFLRSHITAKTPNKTAAPRLSLRTEHGFEALGATIMALMFATMAA
- a CDS encoding primary-amine oxidase; amino-acid sequence: MTLNTETETVVGVAHPLDPLSRAEISRAVSILKDGPAAAESFRFISVELREPSKEALRTGGETEREADSVLVDRGAGNAYEAIVNLDSGIVTSWKQLASGVQPPFMLDEFAEGEESCRKNPEVKAALAKRGITDMDLVCFEPWSVGYFGEDNEGRRLMRALVFVRQEPDDSPYAHPIENFIVIVDLNSGEVVEVEDDQAIPVPSASGNYLPKYVGPARTDLKPISITQPEGASFKVTGNHVQWADWSFRVGFTPREGLVLHQLRFQDQGVERPVINRASLSEMVVPYGDTAPVQAKKNAFDSGEYNIGNMANSLTLGCDCLGEIKYFDGITTDSHGNPWTIENAICMHEEDDSILWKHFDFREGTAETRRSRKLVISFIATVANYEYAFYWHLFLDGSIEFLVKATGILSTAAQKPGEKTPYGQTLNNDGLYGPIHQHMFNVRMDFEIDGPKNVVYEVDMEIPENNPTHTAFKAVDRLLETEQAAIRKADHDKHRFWKIANRDSRNLVDEPVAYRLIPTNAITLAAGDESFVSKRAQFARNNLWVTAYDRTERFAAGEFPNQATGADDGLHIWTQADRNIVDEDIVVWYTFGMHHVVRLEDWPVMPRQNIGFMLEPHGFFNQNPTLNLPSSATPSDHCSPETTNHCSSETGQTAH
- a CDS encoding heme-dependent oxidative N-demethylase family protein, translated to MSITIDKDPDIAVLPERIRRFPFPFTGDSYRYSANVEPANKTVPTDAGAWGAGLIDIDEFYLPELADRDQILTRDPSRMQVLPHMRPAVWDTIATLLPTMAQEYPDIMSFHREGNACRWQNTLQGLDIEFTVGDDDSLPMGPLRFLGSQIQDDIVLLDVRDNTMWLDAGLVSFAADWSFGFDVGMNFLEIHHPVPRVKEENIIRRAEQFLLRLQPGEQFRRTNWTMTIGQRLDTSTETYPEWGPDRGTIATDPDLPNKLHLRVEVQHLIRLPHTGVLLFLIRSYLLPLADIAKVPAWREKLGHVLAELPEDMAEYKGIIRYRKAAADWLLAG
- a CDS encoding PDR/VanB family oxidoreductase, yielding MTITALPISAHPAVAGGLQLEVTKVAVQTESIVTITLADPAGRKLPSYVPGSHLVVQYGSGVNAYSLTGSGNGPSDYTISVLRVEGGAGGSVAMHQLSVGDRVQVSRPRSAFAPASTATHHLLVAAGIGITPILSHARAAVERGTKASLIYVHRPAAGAHMAEAKQLLGPGLTALIECTDRGSFEKVLTESLTTQSLGTHLYVCGPTAFMDAVLDQARELGWTSARLHSEAFGAAELDDGEPFAVNLVRSGLRLEVPAGVSLLETLERAGKSIPNMCRKGICGDCVLPVLRGTPLHRDLYLTDEEKAANTTMMCCVSRSEDPELELDL
- a CDS encoding dimethylamine monooxygenase subunit DmmA family protein → MRSVSMPSAIGAGVAPGFRGVICVSFGSTGDTAGLDADVQPRHDLHFEAATADTLSELKSALGSSHVGVRLVLVGPPADIRAAAAAAAECGLQQEEMTLLSDDTAPRVIYCPHCHSTTKTGRAAGSEVQCQGCGTVLATTDHFSRRLGAYLGYSAHAEEAL
- a CDS encoding cupin domain-containing protein, yielding METTLVGTLSKAGSIHKVEGGYIGLPSMNEPGTVAAIGDSLHNPEGSVMSAGFFELKASEPLVYTYTYDEMKVVVQGEFILTDQSTGEVTHAKERDVLFFPKGTTVKFETPEYALGFFTGHRSFAP